The following proteins are co-located in the Triplophysa dalaica isolate WHDGS20190420 chromosome 2, ASM1584641v1, whole genome shotgun sequence genome:
- the pknox1.2 gene encoding homeobox protein PKNOX1: MMTSPSVSMEDYQEAEQMQAGEQAEEKLEEEEGQEESSSALSEPQTPMEVYKTAIYRHPLFPLLALLFEKCEQSTQSSDCVTSASFDVDIENFVRNQEKEGKAFFSEDPDLDNLMVKAIQVLRIHLLELEKVNDLCKDFCSRYIACLKTKMNSETLLSGDPGSPYSPTQTQPPSFSGAMSSHGIVVPASALQQGNVTVTTVNPTQVVTGGTVYQPVTVVTPQGHLVTQTMSPGTIHIQNSQLQLQLNQDLSFFSQDDSSSKAKRGILPKHATNVMRSWLFQHIGHPYPTEDEKKQIALQTNLTLLQVNNWFINARRRILQPMLDASSSDTPKSKKKAPQTRPLQRFWPNSLASSVSQHQVTMEDGTTVTVGVGEDGLQTLSSDGATLAMQQVMMGGHSEDDDEEEEDDDEDEDDDPSHSDMTRLGLETSDSL; the protein is encoded by the exons ATGATGACATCTCCATCAGTGTCCATGGAGGATTACCAGGAGGCTGAACAG ATGCAAGCAGGAGAGCAGGCAGAAGAGAAgctggaggaagaggagggacAGGAGGAGAGCAGTTCGGCTCTGTCTGAGCCACAAACTCCTATGGAGGTCTACAAGACAGCCATATATAG ACACCCACTGTTTCCTCTGTTGGCGCTGCTTTTTGAAAAATGCGAGCAGTCCACTCAGAGCTCAGACTGCGTGACCTCGGCCAGTTTCGACGTGGACATCGAGAACTTCGTACGAAACCAGGAGAAAGAAGGCAAGGCTTTCTTCAGCGAGGATCCCGATTTGGACAATCTG ATGGTGAAGGCCATCCAGGTGTTACGGATTCACCTGCTGGAGCTGGAGAAGGTGAACGACCTGTGTAAAGATTTCTGCAGCCGCTACATCGCCTGTCTTAAAACCAAGATGAACAGCGAGACTCTGCTCAGCGGAGATCCCGGAAGCCCTTACTCCCCAACACAGACACAG CCCCCAAGCTTCTCTGGAGCCATGAGTTCTCATGGTATCGTTGTACCGGCGTCTGCTCTACAGCAGGGCAACGTTACGGTTACTACTGTTAACCCCACACAGGTGGTAACAG GTGGCACGGTATATCAGCCTGTGACGGTTGTTACACCACAGGGGCACTTGGTCACGCAGACTATGTCACCTGGAACAATACACATACAAAACTCACAG CTTCAGCTGCAGTTAAACCAGGATCTGAGTTTTTTCAGTCAGGACGACAGCTCGTCTAAGGCCAAGAGAGGCATTCTGCCCAAACACGCCACCAACGTCATGAGATCTTGGCTCTTCCAGCACATTGGT CATCCTTATCCTACCGAAGATGAGAAGAAACAGATCGCCTTGCAGACCAACCTGACCCTGCTGCAAGTTAACAACTG gtttattaATGCACGGAGACGGATCCTGCAGCCCATGTTGGACGCCAGCTCCTCAGACACACCCAAGAGCAAAAAGAAGGCGCCCCAAACACGCCCACTTCAGCGTTTCTGGCCCAACTCCCTCGCTTCCTCTGTCTCCCAGCATCAAGTTACCATGGAAGATG GTACCACAGTAACAGTAGGCGTGGGAGAGGACGGGCTGCAGACGCTCTCGTCCGATGGCGCCACGTTGGCCATGCAGCAGGTCATGATGGGAGGACACAGCGAGGACGAtgatgaggaagaggaagatgaCGATGAAGACGAAGACGATGATCCGTCTCACTCCGACATGACCAGGCTGGGCCTGGAGACCAGCGACTCGCTGTAG